Proteins from one Malaya genurostris strain Urasoe2022 chromosome 2, Malgen_1.1, whole genome shotgun sequence genomic window:
- the LOC131433115 gene encoding protein NipSnap codes for MTSVSLRFCKTLQQPVRTLATSSVLARDGSSESWLSKLLVRKIEPTKESHSRMLSDKEIIYELHTHNIRPDSVKQYLDNYKKSLEIVSSKKHLTIELIGSWNVDVGDLDQCLHLWRYTGGFEMVDQGKKTLYNDPDYVKLTQERGTFLRSRHLQYLLAFSYWPQLALRKDKNIYEIRSYRLKPGTMIEWGNNWARAINYRQNNDEAFAGFFSQIGRLYNVHHIWCYKDLLSRKETRESAWRSPGWDECVAYTVPLIREMHCRILTPTEFSPTQ; via the exons ATGACCTCTGTTTCGTTACGTTTCTGCAAAACGCTACAGCAGCCAGTTAg AACACTTGCGACGAGTTCTGTGTTGGCACGGGATGGTTCTTCGGAATCTTGGCTTAGTAAGCTACTGGTGCGAAAGATCGAGCCGACTAAGGAGAGTCACAGCAGGATGCTGAGTGATAAGGAGATAATTTATGAATTGCACACGCACAACATTCGGCCAGATTCGGTTAAACAATATTTGGATAACTA CAAGAAATCATTGGAAATTGTGTCGTCCAAAAAGCATCTAACCATTGAACTGATTGGCTCGTGGAATGTTGATGTTGGTGATTTGGATCAATGCTTGCATTTGTGGCGCTATACGGGTGGCTTCGAAATGGTTGATCAAGGCAAAAAAACGCTTTACAACGATCCG GACTATGTTAAGTTAACTCAGGAAAGAGGCACATTTTTACGATCACGCCATCTTCAGTATCTTCTAGCATTCAGCTACTGGCCACAACTAGCACTGCGAAAGGATAAGAATATTTATGAAATTCGTTCGTACCGTTTGAAGCCAGGCACTATGATCGAGTGGGGAAACAATTGGGCTCGGGCCATCAATTACCGTCAGAACAACGATGAAGCGTTTGCaggtttcttttcacagattggACGCTTGTATAACGTACATCATATCTGGT GTTACAAGGATCTCTTGTCACGAAAAGAGACGCGAGAATCTGCTTGGAGATCCCCCGGATGGGATGAGTGTGTTGCCTACACTGTGCCACTGATTCGTGAAATGCACTGCCGCATATTGACTCCAACGGAGTTCTCTCCTACACAATAA
- the LOC131433113 gene encoding probable ATP-dependent RNA helicase DDX28: MLSVARNVLKQRVYFSTALKTEASKQIPVITCKRTEYNLFAKDYPAGKDGNNKFGKLELASSGWRHHKSTGDSFIVHPIQRSFEAHALSDVHFQQLGIRTELAENLKKKHALYPTIYQAEGIPTVLNGEHVLLAAETGCGKTYTYLIPILEQILQRNLHGRQEHMNSPLVFILTPGRELAQQIGRVLESLTEGTGIISRVLLGGRTKQHMLNPHFEDIDILVSSFGAISKLVSSGIYKTNDTRWVVLDEADTLLDDSFNSKLLHFMKRFPFHKNHLQDLGDNIRGTQLILTAATMPSNMAEQIGQLVSMETVEEVVSPNLHRIMSHVAQRFLRVKKSNRPNILLNLVEKDMKQRRPVIIFSNKTPTSDFISIFLNEAKMPCVNLNGDMLLKLRLGQFEKFQQGEVNVISTTDVASRGLDTTRAAHVINFDFPLYAADYIHRVGRIGRIGSRGDCLVTNLVSSQAEIGAVQRIEHAARTDSPLSNVDANVKGIIRRRLKRALGVS; this comes from the coding sequence ATGTTAAGCGTCGCGAGAAACGTACTCAAACAACGTGTATACTTTTCCACAGCATTGAAAACAGAAGCTAGTAAACAAATTCCGGTAATCACCTGTAAGCGAACGGAATATAACTTATTTGCAAAGGACTATCCTGCTGGCAAAGATGGAAATAATAAATTCGGAAAGTTGGAGTTGGCCTCAAGTGGATGGCGTCATCATAAATCAACAGGCGATTCCTTCATTGTACATCCAATTCAGCGTTCATTTGAGGCTCATGCCTTGAGCGACGTGCACTTTCAACAATTAGGAATTCGAACAGAATTagcggaaaatttgaaaaagaaacatGCTTTATATCCTACAATATATCAAGCAGAAGGCATCCCCACTGTTCTCAATGGGGAACATGTTCTCTTAGCTGCAGAAACAGGATGCGGCAAAACTTACACTTATTTGATTCCAATACTCGAGCAGATTCTTCAAAGAAACCTGCACGGAAGACAAGAACATATGAATTCTCCGTTGGTATTTATTTTAACTCCTGGAAGAGAATTGGCTCAACAAATTGGTCGGGTGCTTGAGAGCTTAACAGAAGGAACGGGAATTATTTCGAGAGTTTTACTGGGCGGACGAACCAAACAACACATGTTGAATCCGCATTTCGAAGACATCGATATTCTTGTATCAAGTTTTGGGGCAATTAGTAAACTTGTTTCCAGCGGCATTTACAAGACCAATGACACCCGTTGGGTAGTGTTAGATGAAGCAGATACACTGTTGGATGATAGTTTCAATAGTAAATTGCTTCATTTTATGAAACGATTTCCGTTCCATAAAAACCATTTACAAGATCTTGGTGATAATATTCGAGGGACACAATTGATTCTAACTGCAGCTACAATGCCTTCTAATATGGCGGAACAAATTGGTCAACTAGTTAGTATGGAAACAGTGGAAGAAGTTGTCAGTCCTAACTTGCACCGAATTATGTCTCACGTTGCCCAACGTTTtcttcgcgtaaaaaaatccaATCGACCGAACATACTGCTAAATCTAGTTGAAAAAGATATGAAGCAACGGCGACCCGTTATCATATTCAGCAATAAAACACCTACTAGTGATTTCATTTCCATATTCCTTAACGAAGCAAAAATGCCCTGCGTCAATCTCAACGGTGATATGCTACTCAAACTCCGATTAGGACAGTTTGAAAAGTTTCAACAAGGAGAAGTTAACGTAATCTCCACGACGGACGTGGCAAGTCGCGGTTTGGATACGACCCGGGCAGCTCACGTAATTAACTTTGATTTTCCTCTGTATGCCGCCGACTACATACACCGCGTCGGTAGAATCGGACGCATTGGAAGCCGGGGCGATTGTTTAGTAACGAATTTGGTCTCCAGTCAAGCAGAAATAGGTGCAGTACAGCGGATAGAGCATGCAGCAAGAACCGACAGTCCACTGTCGAATGTGGATGCAAACGTGAAGGGTATTATCCGGAGGCGGTTAAAACGCGCTCTGGGTGTTTCTTAG